Genomic window (Nicotiana sylvestris chromosome 7, ASM39365v2, whole genome shotgun sequence):
TTCTCAAtatagttgattttgatgtcattttgggtatggattggttgtcaccttatcatgctatattagattgtcacgccaagacggtgaccttagcctttccggggttgcctcgattagaatGGAGGAGACTCCTAGCCATTCTACCAGCAGgtttatctcttatatgaaggctcgacacatggtcgagaagggatgtctagcttatttggcatatgttcgtgattctagtgtggaggttccttccatggattcagtactccttgttcgtgagtttcccaaggtgtttcctgcagacctaccggggatgccacccgatagggatattgaccttttcattgatttggctccgagaactcaacccatttctattctaccataccgtatggccctcccagagttgaaagaattgaaggagcagttgcaagatttgcttgataaaggctttattagacctagtatctCGCCCTGGGTTGCGCCtatgttgtttgtaaagaagaatgatggatcaatgaggatgtgcatagattatcggcagttgaacaaagtcaccatcaagaacaagtatccattgccgatgcttgatgacttatttgatcagtttcagtgtgccaaagtattttcgaagattgatttgagatctgtctacccattagttgaggattagggcatcggATATCCCTAAGACGGTttttcggactcggtatgggcattatgagtttctattGATGTCATTTGTgctgacaaatgccctagcaacatttatggatttgatgaactgggagttcaagccctatctggattcctttatgattgtttttattgatgatatcttgatctactcctgcAGTTGAGAGGAGCATGAGAAGCACCTTTGGATCGTTCTTCAGACCCTGAGAGacaaccagttatatgctaagttctcaaaacgCGAGTTTTGGTTAGTttagttgctttcttgggtcacgttgtatcggTAGAGGGCATTTAGgtggatcctcaaaagattgaggtagtcaagaactgtcctagacccatatcaactatagagatctggagtttcttgggattggcgagTTATTACCGTCAATTTGTGAAGGGGTTCttatctatagcagccccgttgaccaggttgacctagaaaggtgccccgttcagatggtcagacgactgtgaggtgagctttcagaaggtcgagactgctttgactacggcgccagtgTTACTGTTGCCCATAGATTCAGGATCTTATACGgtatattatgatgcatctcgtattggacttgatgcggtattgatgtagggtggcaaggttattgcatatgcttcacgacaactgaaggttcatgagaataattactctattcattacttagagttggcagccattgatcatgcgttgaagatttagagACACTATcaatatggcgtgtcgtgtgaggtattcacggatcataagagtttgcagtatttgttcaaacaaaaaaagctcaatttgaggcaaaggaggtggttggatctattgaaagattatgatatcaccatcttgtatcatcccaggaacgctaatgtggtggccgatgccttgaatAGGAAGTCACCTAGTATGGGCATCCTTGCGTACATTCCattcggtgagagaccacttacTTTAGAGGTTCAggttttggccaatcagttcgtgaagTTGGGTGTTTCTAATCCCAAtcatgttctagcttgtacagtcgctcggtTTTCTTTGTTTTAGCGTATCAGGTAGCAGCAGTATGAAgaccctcatttgcttgcccTTAGGGATACAATGCGGCAAGGAGATGTGAAGCAGGTTACGgtgggagatgatggagttttgaggatgcagggtcgtgtttgtgtgcctaatatggatagactttgtgagttgattctagaggaggcccacagttccctgtattctattcatccgggcaccgccaAGATGTGTCAAGACTTGCGGTAgtattattggtagaggaggatgaagatAGATATAGTTGCATATATAGCTCGGTGTCTGAATTGGCAGCAAGTAatgtatgagcatcaaagacctggtggtttgcttcagaggatagagattcctgagtaaaagcgggagcgtatcactatgaatTTTGTTGTTAGACTCTCATGGACTCAAAGGAAGTTTGATGCTGGTTGGGTCATTatggacaggctgaccaagtcagcgcatttcattcctgtggcagttatCTATTCCTCAGAGCcattggcagagatttatatccgtgagaaCGTTCGTCTTCACaatgtgcccgtgtctatcatttctgatcgaggtacgcagttcacctcgcatttttggagggcagtatagcgtgagttgggtacgcaggttgagttgagcatagcattacatcctcagacggatgtactctcgagcgtactatttagatattagaggatatgctctgctcttgtgttattgacttcggaggctcttggatcaattcttgccacttgcggagttcgcttacaacaacagttatgagtcgagcatccagatggctccctataaggcattatatggtagacggtgtaggTCGCCGGTCGGATGATTTGAGCCGAGGAGGCTCGGTTATTGCGTATAGATTTAGTACAtaatgccttggataaggtcaagatcatttaggatagacttcgcttagctcagtctaggcagaagagttaggCCGACCGTAAGGTCCGTGATGTTGAATTCATGGTTAGAGAGAGAGTATTGCTCCGTGTGTCACCCATGaggggtgtgatgagatttggaaagaagggcaagttgagccctagatacatcgggccttttgagattctccagagagtgggtgaggtggcttacaagcacGCATTGCCACCCAGTTTATCAGCAGTGCATTCGGTATTCCACGTGTCCATGCTCCGAAAGTACCATGGTAATGTGTCTCATGTGTAAGATTTCAgctctgtccagttggacaaacaTTTGAGTTATGAGGAGGAGGTGGTGGCTATTCTAgcctggcaggttcgtcagttgagatcaatgAGTTATCCTTCATTTCGTGTGCAATGGAGAAGTCATCCTGTTGAGGTAGCTACCTGGGAGTAGATATCCCTACTTTTTTcccagctcaggtacttttctatgtccgttcgaagacgaacggttgttttagaggtggataatatgatgacccaaaaggtcatcttatgttttagaagtCGATTTTGTGCTCTTAAGCTCAGGGCGTATTTCCGAAAAGCGTTTATATtgaaagttgatgaaaataataatttttaccttaaaagttaattttagttgacttcgccTAACATTTTTGGTAAATGGGCCTGGACTCGTACTTTGACAGTCCCGATTGGTGTGTatcaaaatatgggacctgggtgtatacctggaatcgaattccgatgtccctagttcaagatatgaattttttgttgaaaattgaaaGACTGAAAATATAACGGTTTTAAGAATTTGATTAATATTTGATCTTGTTAGTATCGGGTCCATATTCTGGTACCGGAGCTCAGTACAGGTTCATTATGATATTTAAGACTtgtttgtaaaatttggtgagaaacggagttgttttgacgtgattcggacgtccgattatgaagttagaagttttaaaactttcttgaaaatttcatttaatttggtgctaaattcgtagttctaggtgttatttttgcaatttgatcgcgcgagcaagttcatataatgttttaggacttgtgtgcatgtttgctTTGGTGctccaagggctcgggtgagtttcggataggctacgagaggtttggacttagaaaatctggtttctttcttcagcttcagtgccttctggttttcttcttcgcgttcgcgaagctacTCTAGCAAACGCGAAGAGTGAACTGGAGCTGGGTGGATTTTTTCtctacgtgaacgcgaaggcttgGTCGCGAACGTGGAGCGACATGGGCTTTACCCTTCGCAAACACGGCTAGCCcaatgcgaacgcgatgctttaggGACCTGTGGGAGGGGTCAGtcatccttctacgcgaacgcgagttCGGGGTCGTGAAGGCCAGGGGAAAATCCTTTGCGAATGCATCGTAGattttgcgatcgcataggccTAATAAGgaagctcttcgcgaacgcggcaggcccttcacgaacgcgaagaaggcctgcCCAGTATTTTAAATACAGAACTCAAATATggaattttctcaaaatttcacaaCTTTTGCATTAGAATTTGACCTATAAGCGATTTTGAAGAGGGGATTCAACATCAAATCGTAGGTTTGCATTCTtttacttattttctttcatttctaacATCAACCATTAAATTCTTAGCCTAAtctttgttcttccatggtagaaaACTAGGAATTTAGGAAGAATTGGGGATTTttcaaattggggatttagatctcgatttgaggtcggattccaaaatcaattatatattcgggctcaggggtgaatgggtaaatgaattttggtccaaacctcgggttttgaccaagcgggcccgaggtcgatttttgacttttgggggaaaagtttgaaaaatctaaatttatgcattgtaatggattcctttagcaataatagatgttattgagttaattgtggtTAGATACGAGTGGTTCGGAGATGGATACTAGAGGAAAAAGCAGTAATTGAGCATTGAGTGGCCCGTGGAGAGAGGTAATTGTTATTTCTAACCTTGGTTTGAGGAATTAGGTAttgtttgcctatttgctacgtgtttgtATGGTGTGTATAAGGTATAGGTGCGGTGACGATTACCTATGCGTTGTTGTCAAGTCATAGCACGCGAGTGAGTCTTATTCTTGTAATCGTTGTATTCTTTGatcatattgttcatgcttagactagttattCTTTATGTTGAGCAACTCTTATTATGTTTTACGGAATTTGATATTGATTGACTATTGATTCAAAGTTGAGATTGATATTGTGGAACTAAATATTGAAGTGAGACTTGTTATTGATAATTCTATCTCTCTGTTGTAATTGTTCTTTGTTTTGGTGAggaaaagtgtaaagcacgaagggtgatgtcgtgccattttatattcattatcatgtgaggaagagtgtaaagcacgaagcgtgatgtcgtgccatttgtTTTTGCTATGTTTAATACTTCCATTGGTGCAAAGCATGTTGTTTGTTGTGtttttttattgttatcattTTCATGATCTTGTACTCTCCTCAGCATATTTCCCCTCCTGTTATTTTCTGTTTAGCTTCTATTAGTTGTTATTTCTCGTATATTGTTTATCTGCACATGTTTACGTTgttgtcttgtcctagcctcgtcactacttcgtcgaggttagactcggcacttaccagtggatgaggtcagttgtactgatactatactgcacattgtgcagattttggtgtgGACCAAGTTGATCCCGAGTTAGCTGTTTGCTACATCTGATCAAAGACCCAAGGTAGTGTTCTTGGCGTCTGCAGGCCCTGACGTCCCCTTCAATAGCTCATACTTTACTGTTTTCTTTATCTCGCAAATAGTTGTACTTTCTTTCGGACAAATACTTGTAGAAAAAATCTTAGAATGTTCGTGAATTGTGGCTCCAGATTCGGGTAGTGATAGTACATAATCAAAATTGTTATTTATTTACTTCCGCATTTATTTGACATGTATAGCTTGCTTATGATTAATCACTGAAATGTAAAAGGTTTGGCTAATACatctctaacattggcttgcctagcaagtgtgatGTTAGGCGTCATTACAATCTCGATGGTGGgaattccggatcgtgacaaaaaaagaaatattttcaAAGTTTGTCAAATCTACAATAAGGCAAAGACATTTTGTGTAACTAACATCAGTAACTATAAATCATTTCATTACGCGTAAAATAAAAATTTTAgagttaaattatttctaaataaagAATATGATATGTTGAGATAAACAAAAAAAGATAATATGACACACAAATTAGGACTAAGGGTGCATTACAATATGTTGAAGTGAAAAGTAGTTTGCTTTGACGTACATGCATTTGTTTTTGGTATAATCATCCCTTATATGGTATTCATTAGCTTGACTAATAGGACCTATTAAAGCAAAGAAATGCTCCCTATAGAAATTTTCTTCGTTTTCGAGTGTTTGAACACGAAACCTCGCATTAGAaatttcttttcttgtaaaaTCTCTAAAGTAGCATAACGTGTGCTTGAGAGAATCTCTgagtacaacaacaacccaataaaaTTTCACAGTTGCATTGtttggagagggtagtgtgtacgcaaaccttatccCTACTCCGATGgaatagagaggttgttttcgatagaccccCGGCTCAAGAAAacgaaaaagaggaaaagagagacAATATATCAATACCATCAACAGAAGCCATAGGAATAATAACAGCATCATAAGAACCAGAAAATAGATGAAACGCAATAACAATAACCAGTAAAGAAGGCCCAATGCTATAAAAAATAGAAGAATAGTGTGAACACAACATAAACAGCTGGCAGTCTAAGACAAACCCCAATCAGACTAGGCTCTCACCAGGTACGAAGTAGAAAAATgttcaactacctcctaacctaccaCCCTAACGTTCGATCTCCCCACCTTCCTATTTTATAATCATTAGTCTTTTCAAGTCTTAGAAGTAACATTTTATTTTGGCGCCAggcatacaaaaataaaatataagaagaaataaaaaagaaaatagtaaAAGTAGGAACCTTCAACCACTCCCTCATATTTTGAGACTTATGCTTATTATAAGAGTATTCGGCCAATATGGAAACAtataattagaaaattgtattCTCAAAGAGGAAACATCAAATCATTTACTTGGTTTCCGAAGGCACTTCACTGATTTTTCCTTCTATAAAAGAAGACCACAATGATCAAGAGAGAACCACCACTGAAAATTCCTTAACATAGTAAATTAGCAAAGAATTGAGAACCAAAGTTGTGATATGGCACAAGTGAAGTTGCTAGGTTTTTGGTATAGTCCATTTACTCACAGAGTTAAGTGGGCTCTAAAGGTAAAGGGCGTGAAATACGAATACATAGAAGAAGATCGAGCTAACAAGAGCTCTCTACTTCTTCAATCCAATCCTATTCATAAAAAAGTCCCTGTTCTCATTCACAATGGAAAACCCATTGTTGAGTCTATGGTCATTCTTGAATACATTGATGAGACATTTGGAGGTCCTTCCATTTTGCCTAAAGACCCTTATGATCGAGCTTTAGCTCGTTTCTGGGCTAAGTTCCTTGACGACAAGGTAAATTCTTATCTGCATAATTTAATAAACTTTTAATTGAGACTAAATTAATTTTGAACGTTTTATTCCATAAATGATGGTTTAGTCATGTCATGTGTCAATGTTCAGATCTACATATCCGTAAGTTTGAAACTATTATAGTGGAGGTGTTAAAAGGGCACAAGATAGACTTAAAATCGTACGGGAAGAAGTTGCTTCAAAATACCTACAATATGGCATAATAAAACACAAGATCTCTATATAAGTTGTATCAATTAGTTGAGAATATATTTTAGTGATGTTCGTACGTTTACTTGGGTCTTATATTTTCTAGAAATTTTTTATTCGTATCATTTCTATATGTCGGTAAAAAATATAAAGAGCTTGGAATACTTTTCATAATTTTGTATAGCAGTAGTGCGGATTTAAATGGAGCCGACTCTAACTTACTTGTGATTGAGACATAGTATTATCGTTGTTGTTGTTAAGTTAAGAGCGTTTTGCAGGTGACTGCAGTACCGAATATTTTCCGTCGCAAAGGGGAGGAGCAAGAGAAAGCTAAAGAGGAAGTACGTGAGATGTTTAAAGTTCTTGACAATGAGCTCAAGGATAAGAAGTTTTTTGTGGGTGACAAATTTGGGTTTGCTGATATTGCTGCAAATTTGGTAGCATTTTGGCTAGGAGTTTTTCAAGAAACCTCTGGAGTTGTTTTAGTGACAAGTGAAAAATTTCCAAATTTTTGTAAGTGGAGAGGTGAGTACATTAACTGCAGCCAAATCAAGGAATCTCTACCTCCTCGAGATGAGTTGCTTGCTTTTTACCGAGCTCTTTCTCAAGCTGCATCAGCTTCTGCGTCCGCTCCCAAATGAATACATTCTCAATATCCATCTTATGAAGTTTCGAGATTTTGTGTCAAAATAAAATTGCGATACGTAtgcaaaaaaaatttaaatatatgTTTATATAAGATTAAGCTTCTTCAACATTAATGACTCTAGATTCTGCATTCTCTTGATCCTAATAAAACTACTTGTTAGATAAAGCTAGCTTAGTCCCAACTAGTTACATACAGGAAGTGTCTCGAGTTACTGTTTTAATTTGTTTGTTGGTCCGTTATTATACAATaatgtgacgatccggccagtcgtctcatgagtttccgctccgtttcctccatttctgttttattatgcttcattatccgtgttttatgtgaacGAATTGAGTAGTttgcgttcggagtggatttggtaagaaatgagacacttagtctcttttaagaagatttaagttggaaaagtcaaccggatattgacttatgagttagaggaggctcggatgtgagtttcgatggttcgtttagcttcgggaggtgatttatgacttaggagtgtgatcggaattggttttggaggtccggcgtagaattaggcttgaattgacgaagttagtattttggcgatttccggttggtatgtgagattttgatccgagagtcggaatagaattccgaaagttgcagtagcttcatggtgtcatttgggatgtgcgtgcaaaattacAGGGCATTCAGACGTtggttggttgggtttttgatcgaaaacgta
Coding sequences:
- the LOC104219098 gene encoding probable glutathione S-transferase, whose product is MAQVKLLGFWYSPFTHRVKWALKVKGVKYEYIEEDRANKSSLLLQSNPIHKKVPVLIHNGKPIVESMVILEYIDETFGGPSILPKDPYDRALARFWAKFLDDKVTAVPNIFRRKGEEQEKAKEEVREMFKVLDNELKDKKFFVGDKFGFADIAANLVAFWLGVFQETSGVVLVTSEKFPNFCKWRGEYINCSQIKESLPPRDELLAFYRALSQAASASASAPK